TTAAAACATAAACATTCAGAGAAAAAGCAAACAAAGCAACTTTCAATGATGTGCTATAAAAATCATTTAAGCAACACATATTGCACCGGTGGGTTGGGCTCCGGCGACAATAACAACGAAAAAATTGCATCGAAGATGTTGGCCCAAGCCTATATCTAAGCCCAACTTATTGCCAGGAAAACCAATTCAACTATAAACCCTCTCGCAAAAACCCCATCGTGCAGAAAGCTTCGACCTGAGACTGCTCCATCACTCAAAGCTTCAGAAATGGCAGCGAAGCCCCTAAAAAGCAACGAttcaaagaagagaaagagaattgctggacccaaaggagaggaaagaaaagccaATCCCAAGAGATTGAAATCACCTTCTACCAATAATTCTCAGTCGGGGTCCAAGAAACCATTCAAAGCATCCAAACAACCACCATCTAGGCAGTATGGAGCTAAGCCTCCGACACAGAAGCACGTACCAGATACCAAAAAACAACGTCGTTTGCTAGcaaaggtttctttcttttttcttttttggggcaCCATTTTTGGTTTTTTGTCGTCCTTTGTTTTGTGGACTTTGCTAGCTGATAGAAGGTGGTCTTGGGTGGAGGTAGaaattaatccaatttttggctGTTGATGattcagaaattttttttttgggtttcatATTCAAGTTGGGATTTCGAAGAAGTAAATAATCAATTCTATCGAAAAAGCCTTTAAACTTTTTTCTTGggtattgtatattttggttAGGTAAAACTTGCATTTTTAGTTTAATCTCTTTTGGGTGCACGGACTTGATGCAGGAATTGGCTGAagcaagaaagaagaagaggaagaaacaCTACACTCTGGAACAAGTATGTTTTGTTGCTACTACTTTAGCTCAGTAATCATTGTTGACATGCTAATGAAaggattatttgattcttggtaTTGAACATGACTCGGGGAACTATCAACTACCCTGGAATGCTCAGTGCCTTAGTTTTATTTGATAGCAAAGCTTCTGATTTGGAAAATTCGATTGCTTTGGCAAACCAATACTAGGCTTGGGTAATGGCCAGTTCCTTAGGACCAGGTGGGGTAAAGCATTGGCTGCATAGGGAAAAGAAACTTACCATCTTCGATTCAGCTGTAACATCAACAATACACCCTAGCCACAAGCAAGAAACTCAAACTCTTGAGTGCAGTGGAAATTGGGAATATTCGTTGTTATTGTATCtttggctctctctctcttcatttGTCTATATCATCTTCGCTCCTCCATTCTAAACTGACGCACATAGTTTGTCTGTGGGGGTGTACATTTCGAGGTGTTGATTCATTCTCTGAGTAGAATGTTTCTTGGGTTTTTGCTTCTCTAGACTTTCAATATTCTGTTTTCGTTATACCAAAAAATTTATGATTTAGCATATGCCTTTGGATTCAAATCTTTAAGTACATGTAAATATGTAATACATACTTTTAAGCTAGAAACCTTGTGATGGCTGAGTTTTATCTGACAATGCAACCAGACAGTAGCTGTCAAATATAGGAGTCCTAACATCTAAGCAATACTTGAAATTGTTTCTTTGACAGGAGCTTTCAATCCTGTGGGAGAAGATGCGACGTCGAGATATTGCGAAAGAAGATAGATCCAAGTGTGTTAATTTTACTACATTAGAAAATTAATTTGCTATTTTGCTTTTGTCCCTTCTTCATCTGTCAGGTAGTGGAAGAAAAAGTCTTTACTTCTGTCATTTTCAGCAGTCAATAATAATGGTTATCTTTTGCTTGCATCCCTCTACACATGCACATAAAGATTGGCAAGCGAAGCTCTAGGAAAAATGAAGGGCAAGATTCCTGAGATCGCCAGTTCTCATGTTTCATCTCGTGTTCTTCAGGTAACAACCTGTTTATGCTCCTTCTCCTTTTTTCTGTGTTTAAACATTCCGGATTATTGTGTGTTACAGCATAAGTTGGTTTTGTCTCTTGACTAGACATGTGTTAAGTACTGTTCACAAGAAGAAAAGAGTGCAGTGTTTATGGAACTTCAGCCGCATTTTATTAGCCTAGCCACAAACACTTATGCTGTTCATCTGGTGACGAAGATGTTAGATAATGGTAAGATTAAGTTGCATTTATCCTATTGCTTCTAACAAGATGATTCTTTATGTTTGTGATGGATGATTCATATCATCTTACGttcttttgcatattttattaaGAATTGCTTTATGCTTGATGTTTCAACCTTCAAAATCATGAAGTGCATCAaagcttctttttccttttttcttacTTTGCTTTTTATTTGGTTGTAGCATCCAAAGACCAGCTGTCAGAGTTTATTTCCTCACTGTACGGGCATGTTGCGCCTCTGCTTCGACACATGGTGGGCTCACTTGGTAGGATCCAATTTTTTTTGGCACATACAATTGATATATTGACTAGTTAAAACctgtgaaaattttgaaattgcaatGGTATTAGAATTTAATGTGATTTTGGAGATAATTTGTGTGGTTCTACATAATCAGAAGGCTAAGAGGTGTTTGTCATGCTTTTAAACATGATATTTGAAGTGCACCTTGCTGTGTTCCTTAGCTGAATTTCAGTTGCATGccagatttgatttttttttaatgcaataaATGTTGAGGATGAAGCATTGACATATATCCCTCAACTTGACATGTAACAATGGCATTGAAGTATTGAAAATTCTGATGTTCTGCTGCTTTATTTTTTGCAGTTATTGAACATGCCTATGATgtgggaaatgcaagtcagaAACAAACTCTACTTATGGAACTATACTCTCCCGAACTGCAGTTATTCAAAGATCTTGTCTCTATGAAGGAAACCAGGTAAATATTTTTGGCTTAGTAATTCTAGCGATTCATGTTATAAATCCATACAAAAATACATAGATACTGATACGTTCCTTTTTTTAATATGAGCTGTTATTCTTTTGAAAGTTTATGAGAGATGTTCTTTTAAGAGCTAAACTTTTCTAAGATAGTGTGTGaacagttttctttttctttccttatgTAAGGATAGggattaattcaaaattttgagtaAAGGAGTCAAGTTAATTGCATTGGATGTTGTGATTCTCCACGGTTTGTCCTGTCTTCTGGGGTTGCAAAAATACCAGTTTTGCTTTTTTCTAATTGATTATCTTGTTCTAAGAATATATTTAATGAAGCTATTAAATTATATAATTGCTCCCAAATTTGAAAAGAATTTTAGTTCTAATAGAGGCTTGTTTACTTTGATGCCTTTCCTGTCAGATTAGTTGATGTAATTTCCAAGCTACAGTTGCAAAGGTCTTCTGTTGTACGTCACATGAGCTCAGTGCTTCAACCAATTTTGGAGAAAGGAATATTAGACCACTCCATTATACACAGAACACTAATGGAGTATCTGACTGTTGCAGATCAGGTAGTATTTCCTATGTGAATTGCTCTGTTGCTAGATGACCTTGACTTTAACAACTGTTGCGTCTATTTGTGATCCTACATATCTAAATCAAGTATTTTAAAGTCATCTGCTGCAGATGTAATTCAGCAGTTATCAGGTCCACTTCTTGTTCGGATGATACACACTAGGGATGGTTCCCGGGTTGGTATACTATGCATCAAACATGGTAGTGCAAAGGTTTGTTGAAGAAGTCTTGTTTTTGTTTATCTTCTGTGGAAAAACTCAAAAGTTCCCTGTTCTTTTTGTATAGTCATCTGTTGTTGATCAATCTActtttcgtttttgttttctttgatgGTGTGTTTTAGGAGAGGAAGAAAATCATTAAAGGAATGAAAGGTCAGTGTGACAAGATTGCTCGTGACAGATTTGGGAGTATGGTGAGTATGATTTTATTATTGACTTGTCTTTGTTTTGTAGCTATTTGCATTTTTTGAGTTCAAGAACTCAGAATCTCCTGGTTATTTGTTTTTTGGTTTTCCGcattcattttacaccataatagATCGCAAGAAATTTTGATTGTCGAACACACATTTCATTAATAGGCCATTTGGTTGTGAACTTTATTGACTTCTCAGTGCATTTACCCTACTTTCATATTGGATAGTTTGGAAGTATAACGTGCTAATACAAATTTCAGGTTCTTGTCTCCATTCTTTCAACAGTTGATGACACGAAACTCTTATCAAAGGTTGGTTCCATAGCTATTGGTTTCTAGCAACTAAGTTTTTTATTAAGCAGTGATGTTAGGTGGCATCTTAGAAGTGCATCTTGCATTACAGATCATCGTTCGTGAGCTGGAGGGCATTCTGAAGGAACTTGTTCTAGATCAGGTTTGTAATTTAAAGGACTTGCTTAAACTTGTTATAATCTTCTGGTGCGCTCACTTCTCAGGCAGTTATAATCAGGCCCAAATTTAGTTGAGTGTCAGCTTTCTTTCATATGTAATAGAAAAGGTTCAATTACAAGAAAATTGTCTCTAGAGGCAGTTGCAACTTGAGTAATGACCTTCTGCAACAGTTTCAATAAACTTCATTATTCTGGGTTTCTCTTGACGCCGGAATGAGTTGATCTGCAAAACAGTTCAAGTAGTCTTAATTGTCATGTCTATGCCCTATTAGTTATCTTCCCTTGTAATTGAAAAAGTGAATGGCTTTTTCTAAGACTTGGTGTCAAGCATAATCCAGTGAccttcaaatttgatttagaaGTCCTGAATTTGTAGTTAAGGTCTTCTGTCTCAGCTTGAATTGGAAAGAGCTAGCTGTCTTAGAACTAGAATATTAATGTGCTTAGCATGGCAACCACCACGTATACTGAGTTGCTGCAAGATCCTAGTTAAAGTAAAAAGGATTGCTTTGCCCTTATTGAGATGTGGAACATTGTGGCTTATTTGCTGTTAAGGAACATTTGTTCATTCCAGATGTGATTTGTGCACTCTCTTCTAAGCTGGATTCCTGGTTAACCAAAGATGTGATTCTTCAACCCCTCCCTTTGTGTAATTTCTTATGTTTAGGCCTGCCTTTCTTTGGTCTAAAGTTGAGTTTTTTGAAACTTTATTTCTTCCTGCATCGATATCAGCATTAAATTATTTCACATTTTGGTTGAACAGTGTTGATAATGCTTTAGCTCAGACTACTTTCACCAGATGCATAAATGTTTCTTCATTCATGGACTTTTAGAGATCTGTAAATCTTGAATCCAACAGGTTTATGTGAAATAGCATATATATAACCTAAACAtactttgtttttgtttcagAATGGAAGGCGTTCGCTTCTGCAGTTACTTCATCCAAATTGTTCTCGCTATTTAAGCCCAGATGATCTCATGTCCTTAAGTTTGTCTATCCCCTCTCTCAACACGAAGGTAACTAGCTTGATCTTTTTGCTAGTTGAGAACTTTGTAACATATAAGTGCATTAGTTGAACCTAGTGGATGTATTTTGGCTCTGTTTATATGATATTAAGGTAGCTTATAAACAAGTTCTTTCTTGTCTCAGCAAAAAGAGTCTTCTGAGGTtaatgaagcaagtgatgaggagAAGAGAGACAATGGTGAGATCTTAGTTGAGGCAAATACAGGTAAAAGTGCTGGGAAGAATTCAGATGTAAATGAGGTTGCGAAGAAGGATCCTTTAACGCGAAGGAGAGAGTTGTTGATCAATAGTGGGCTTGCCGAGGTTCGTGTTTTTCTGTACTTTTATCTATGTTTTGatcctgtagatttgtttttttACTATTATAGGCCAAGGATGAGGCAAACCTTGGGCACTAGCAAGGCTgctctgattttttttcttggagCTGACTGGGAAGAAGCAGAGAATCTGTTTGCAAATGCAAGGCTACATTCTCCTAGCCTTCCTGAAACACTTTTATGGCAGGAGGCTTCTGCACTAGGTTTACCATTGATTTATATGGACTAAAGTGGGCTTTGAAACTGAGCTGGCATGACACTACATGATTCTGCTGATATTCTATATTCTTAGCCTATATTTTTGTACTTCCCTCTTAAGATTGTATAGCCTTTATGTGATTTACCCAATTCAGACTGTTTGATTGTCTCACCATAGACGCTTTGATTCCTACCTTATTTTTACTGctgttccttttctttatttctttcctctttttttttttgggggtgcaGAAACTCATTGATGTATGCAGTGAGATGGCAGAAAATTTGCTAAGGTCAAAGTTTGGCAAGGAAGTGATCTATGAGGTAGGTTTATTGGTTTTAATTGGATCCACACTTAGTTGCATGTTCCAATTCAGTGGTGGGACTGAGATTTTACGTTTGGGGAGGTACCATTCAGAAATGAGTAGAAAGAAATTATAGCGTTTCAGGGGGATATTGCCAATTATCTAAGGACTTTTGAGCTCACCTTTTGTTGAATTGAGGAACTTTAAATTTATATGAAAGATGTAAATTCTGTTGTCCTCTTCCGGCAGTGGATAAGTTTGTTGTCCCTAATCTGTGAATTTACtacagaaatgtaacatttCTTAACGAGTCTAAGCAATAGCCAGCCTACCATGGAGAATAAACTGTATAACCTAGTTTCTTGAATTTGTTTAGAGATGTTCATGAATCTCAGTTATGGAACATATAGGAACTTACTAACAAGTTTATTTTAGCTGTGCTTCAGTGGATTAAAACCTGCACAGTGGAAGACAGAAAATCACTGAGAGGTGACTAAAGGTATTGCAAAGCAGGCACATAAATCCTAATGTAAATCCTCCTTGATCGTGAAATCAGACAAGAAAGAAAGCTATAAACAATTGGCTTTAATTGGTCGCCGCATGGGTTGACACTAAGTTGTGATGCAACAAAAAGAACACTTTTGTGATCATACCACTCTTTTGTGTTTCATGCTTCAACCAAGCGTGAGTTTAACTATTGAAtgttaaaaagggaaaaacatcTGACAGTCACTCAGGGAAGAAAGAGATAATTAATCCTCCTTCCAAGTTTAAGAGAAAACGATCACTGGTCACTGATCATTGCCTTGTTAGGTAACTGGTATGTCAGGTTTTTTGTATGAGGAGCACAGTTACACTAgtagttcttttatttttctcaattgcttTTACTAAAGAAGTAAGTTAATCATCTTAAATGAGGTGTTCATGAATTAGATTACACTAAATCTCAGATGAGTGTGTGGCTAGAAAGAAGAGTGGTTTTAGGTGAAAGGTGCAACTTCCaatgtagagagagagagagagagagagagagagaaggttAAGAAAAAAATTACATGACAATTCTAGTTATAGATGTTGTAGTTTAGTATGTTTATTGGTCCTTAGGATTTAGGAACCATTGTGCTCTACAATGTAATTTGGTCCATTGTTTTTCTAAGTCCTAGGTGACATACTTTAAGTCATTACTCTTTGGAGTTATCTAGATAGATGTACCTAAATTGTTTCCATCTACATTTTTAACTAGCTCAAAACGTGAGGCAGACCTGTcactcttttttccttttctttttttctttttcctccaaaaGTTTTGGGATTATAGTTATTGAGAATTGCAgtgattttaaaataatttttgcatttatcaAGCTGTTGCTTTTCTTGGATTTGGCTTTATAATTGTTTCTTTCCTTAGCTGTAGTCTGTCAGCTTAActttttgtggatgatttcatgtaACCTTTTTACTTTCCACATGATTTACCAATGTGTATAAATAGGTAGTAACTGGGGGTGCTGATGGTGTTCTTCACCCTGCTATGGATGAAAAGTTGGAAAAATTGTATGAAGTAATAGCAACTCTTGTAGCAGAACCTAAATCAGAGGGAGCAGAAGACGACCATCTCCTTGAAGATTTTCATTCTAGCAGGACCATTAGAAAGCTTATTCTAGATTGCCCTATCTTTGCTTCCAAGTTGTGGGAGAAAGCTCTAAAGGGCAAATGTGCAATATGGGCTCAGGGTCACAGGTTCAATTTACTACTTTAGAGCTTAGCTTTTCTGTCCATGTGAGAACAAATAAACAATGCTGATGATCCTGTTATTTTTTGTGTAGTTGTAAGGTGATTACTGCATACCTAGAGGCCTCAGACCTTGCCTTGCGTGAAGCAGCAAAGAAAGAGCTGCAACCCTTAATTGATAGTGGCGTTCTTACATTACCTGCAGTTAATGAGTCTGCCAAAGCCGATCAGGACTTCCATTAAGGAGCAAGATTGGGATTATGTCCAAGCGAACTAAGCATGATTGCACTCATCCAGCCATTCAGTGTCTTCCAACATTTGCAACTGCATCTGATGAGTTGCTCCAGTTGCATAAGATTGGTGAACACTAAAGTTTTGTACTCAAGGTGTAAAAGTAAATATTTGACTTAGGAACCCCTTTAATCTGTTAGAAGGATATTGTAAAATCACTTGGTGCTTATGAATCTTGCTTGCTgatcatgaattttttttcttttacaagCTATCCTGGTTGTTCATAAGTAACAAATCCAAAACCAAATTCAAGACAAGTTTTCTGTATTGGCTGTAATTTTTTGAATGGCTCGAAGTTTGTAGGTTTGGCTAAAGTTGGTACAGCAAGTTTTCCATTCTGATCTGCATTCTTCTGATTATGGTTTCATGCGCAATATGTGAAGCCCATAGTTTCTGGACATAGAACGCTCCAGTTTCTTGTGATTGCTAGTGGTGCGGTGAGGATAGCCTTGGGAAAGGTAATCTGCAGGATTGAAGGTGGGTAGTTCCTTCCTGGATGAGTCTGATACCCTTGATGCTGCATTGGCCTTCAGACAATTCTCTATAATAGTAGCCTCTTCCATAAATCTGGCCCGTAGGTCCTTCATCCTTTGCAAGGCATGATTAGATCTTGTCCTCTCTGAAGTGGGTATTCTCTTGGGTTTTGTGTTGCTCGGGATGGGGGAATCGTCTGAAATATTGCTGCACTTGAAACAGAAGTTCCTATGCCTCTCCAGATTGAAAGCTGTTCTCCTCGCGTCGTCTGATAGACATGCATATGCCTGTGATGAACGTGGTAGCACGAATAATTTAAACGAGAAATGACAATTCAAAAAGCTGAAGGCACCCCAACTCCCCGCCCACCGCCCGGAGAAGGGCGATGTTTTTGGCTTGAAGGTTTGCTATATCGTTACCTTACCTACCTACGCGACATTATCTAAGACAGCGGTATGTAAAGACGGATTAAAATCTATCCAACATCTACAAACGCATGTGTGATTTCGCATTAAAGCTTTGGCACATCACTTCTAGATTCTAGTGCTGTTATCTGATACGAACGGGTATGCTCTAATAAATCTGAACAAAAGCTTCAAgtcaaaacaaagaagaaagaaatgccGTAGTCACCTATATGAAATTGAAAAGAATAAACAGGGGGACGTAATTTTACCTCGGAGACAAGCTTGAACGCTGTATCGGCCTTGGGATGCTTGTTTTTATCAGGATGAAGCTGCAAAGCTGCACGGAGAGCATTAAGCCGCCAGCCATCGTAGAGTAAAACCTAGACGGGGAAGAAGATTGGCGAATTTGAACTATACTTCGTCAACTTACCAAGTCTAAGGTAATGCTTCCTAATGATATCGGGCCCTGCATTCTCATCCACCTGTAAGCCATCGTTGGTTCAAAAACAGCTTGAGAAAACACTTGCAACGGAAAAGATGTATTGAAACATACTTTGAGGACCAGATACCAATCAACGAAAGGCGGATTAGTGGAACCGAAATGATGCTGAAGAGCGCAGGTGACAGCACGGTCTGATATGTTGCATATTTCTGTTACCAAATGGGATTTGATATCTGAATCAGTTCTTGCTCTTCCCATTGACGCAAAAGATGAATCCGGTGATAACTGACCTGGAAACTGAAGAGTAAAACAACAGTGAGAAATGTAAGAGTGCTTATTGAGTTCTATGTACGTAATTTACTAGCATTTAAGGAGATAACTAGTAGGGTGGAGCGGTTAAGGAAAAAAGGGCTTGTTTTGCGGGGCACAATTTGGTTTTGAAAGTGGATCAGTACTTACTACTCAGTAGGTAGCTATAAAGGTGAATTTGTGGAGAGGTTAATGTCTTTCACacaaattttcttggtggactACCTAAGCAGTCATTTGAGTCAATCAGCAAGAAAGCTCACAGTATAAGAATCAAATATTGCCCTACAATAAAGGGtatgtcttcttctttcttcttttttttttgttttaaaatttttttgtcttCTCAAGACTCAATTCTCAGCGCCATTTCCCTTAATTGCAGTCCTCCTTCATTGTACGTTGTATCCATCTTAGGTCTGTACACAATGAGTAGAGATCCTGTGACTTGACTTCCATGGTCATCAGTTACTACTACACGTTTGCAAGTACATGAACATATAATCCTATTGTTAAAAGAGCCACAAAGGATTGAGTCCTCCTCCTCACTTTTAGTTTA
This Coffea arabica cultivar ET-39 chromosome 3e, Coffea Arabica ET-39 HiFi, whole genome shotgun sequence DNA region includes the following protein-coding sequences:
- the LOC113738073 gene encoding uncharacterized protein; the protein is MGRARTDSDIKSHLVTEICNISDRAVTCALQHHFGSTNPPFVDWYLVLKVDENAGPDIIRKHYLRLALQLHPDKNKHPKADTAFKLVSEAYACLSDDARRTAFNLERHRNFCFKCSNISDDSPIPSNTKPKRIPTSERTRSNHALQRMKDLRARFMEEATIIENCLKANAASRVSDSSRKELPTFNPADYLSQGYPHRTTSNHKKLERSMSRNYGLHILRMKP
- the LOC113738072 gene encoding pumilio homolog 24 — encoded protein: MAAKPLKSNDSKKRKRIAGPKGEERKANPKRLKSPSTNNSQSGSKKPFKASKQPPSRQYGAKPPTQKHVPDTKKQRRLLAKELAEARKKKRKKHYTLEQELSILWEKMRRRDIAKEDRSKLASEALGKMKGKIPEIASSHVSSRVLQTCVKYCSQEEKSAVFMELQPHFISLATNTYAVHLVTKMLDNASKDQLSEFISSLYGHVAPLLRHMVGSLVIEHAYDVGNASQKQTLLMELYSPELQLFKDLVSMKETRLVDVISKLQLQRSSVVRHMSSVLQPILEKGILDHSIIHRTLMEYLTVADQSSAADVIQQLSGPLLVRMIHTRDGSRVGILCIKHGSAKERKKIIKGMKGQCDKIARDRFGSMVLVSILSTVDDTKLLSKIIVRELEGILKELVLDQNGRRSLLQLLHPNCSRYLSPDDLMSLSLSIPSLNTKQKESSEVNEASDEEKRDNGEILVEANTGKSAGKNSDVNEVAKKDPLTRRRELLINSGLAEKLIDVCSEMAENLLRSKFGKEVIYEVVTGGADGVLHPAMDEKLEKLYEVIATLVAEPKSEGAEDDHLLEDFHSSRTIRKLILDCPIFASKLWEKALKGKCAIWAQGHSCKVITAYLEASDLALREAAKKELQPLIDSGVLTLPAVNESAKADQDFH